Proteins found in one Primulina eburnea isolate SZY01 chromosome 16, ASM2296580v1, whole genome shotgun sequence genomic segment:
- the LOC140815969 gene encoding uncharacterized protein, protein MASFTKIPMFSKEDYYDWKIHMQAHLAAQDDDMWYIITDGPMKIMKVNTAAATIEGSPQMIEKHRSEWTAEDKKKANLDNVAKDILYKNLDKNMFAKIKTCTTAKEIWEKLTQLCEGNDQTKENKLMVAIQNFDNAKIKPGETLAEFDERFIGIIIELISLGKDYSNREIALKFMRALPRE, encoded by the coding sequence ATGGCATCTTTCactaaaattcctatgttctctaaagAAGATTATTATGATTGGAAGATTCATATGCAGGCACATCTAGCAgcccaagatgatgatatgtggtacattATCACTGACGGGCCGATGAAAATTATGAAAGTAAACACAGCTGCTGCTACAATCGAAGGTTCTCCTCAGATGATAGAAAAGCACAGATCCGAATGGACTGCTGAGGAtaagaagaaagcaaatctggaTAACGTTGCAAAAGATATCCTCTACAAAAATTTGGACAAGAATATGTTCGCCAAGATCAAGACATGCACCACTGCCAAGGAAATATGGGAGAAGCTTACTCAATTATGTGAAGGTAATGAtcaaacgaaagaaaacaagTTGATGGTAGCTATTCAAAATTTTGACAATGCAAAAATAAAGCCAGGAGAAACTCTAGCAGAATTCGACGAACGGTTCATTGGTATCATTATCGAACTCATTTCATTAGGTAAAGACTATTCTAACCGAGAAATTGCTCTAAAGTTTATGCGAGCTCTTCCCAGAGAATGA